A genomic segment from Candidatus Methanoperedens sp. encodes:
- the sppA gene encoding signal peptide peptidase SppA: MTGSPRKYAIYLAIVFFLLIIIAGSLYMIIGGKNFGISGNRVEVVYVQGVMLTGSVPSGFGIATSEEITKSLKDASEDDAVKAIVMRINSPGGSPAAAEEIVAAMKKIKKPIVISMGDVAASAAYYISVPATRIIANPDTITGSIGVIWEFQNRSKFYEKDGTSFYIAKSGELKDMGGDWRGLSDEEKTYADQTIEEAYGRFVKEVAQDRNLSMSKVKDLADGRVYTGAKAKELGLVDEFGSLDDAIDIAASLGGIVGKPEVTYANKPSLSQLLFGGQKTEISGFTSYYYESPYGRLLSTS, from the coding sequence ATGACAGGTTCTCCCAGAAAATACGCAATATACTTGGCAATAGTATTTTTCCTGCTGATAATCATAGCTGGGAGCTTATATATGATCATCGGAGGCAAAAACTTCGGCATTTCGGGGAACAGGGTTGAAGTTGTCTATGTCCAAGGTGTTATGCTGACGGGGAGCGTCCCATCAGGTTTCGGGATCGCAACTTCCGAAGAGATAACAAAAAGCCTGAAAGATGCATCAGAGGATGATGCGGTTAAGGCTATAGTGATGAGGATAAATAGCCCGGGAGGCTCCCCGGCTGCGGCTGAAGAGATCGTGGCTGCTATGAAAAAAATCAAGAAACCGATAGTCATCTCTATGGGGGACGTTGCAGCAAGCGCAGCATATTACATCAGTGTGCCGGCTACCAGGATCATAGCCAATCCGGATACTATCACAGGCAGCATAGGCGTGATCTGGGAATTCCAGAACAGGTCAAAATTCTATGAAAAAGACGGCACGTCCTTCTATATTGCAAAATCAGGTGAGCTGAAAGATATGGGCGGGGACTGGAGAGGATTGTCGGATGAGGAAAAAACGTATGCAGACCAGACCATAGAGGAAGCGTACGGACGTTTTGTTAAAGAGGTTGCACAGGACAGGAACCTTTCCATGAGCAAAGTCAAGGATCTTGCGGACGGCAGGGTTTACACGGGCGCAAAAGCCAAGGAACTGGGGCTCGTGGACGAATTCGGAAGCCTGGACGATGCTATCGATATCGCCGCATCGCTTGGTGGGATAGTAGGCAAGCCAGAAGTTACGTATGCCAATAAGCCCTCTCTGTCGCAGTTGCTGTTCGGAGGGCAAAAGACGGAAATATCCGGATTTACAAGCTATTACTATGAGAGCCCTTACGGACGCCTGCTCTCGACATCCTGA
- the minD gene encoding cell division ATPase MinD, which produces MTARVYTIASGKGGTGKTTTTLNLGTALALLGKKTLVLDADIGMANLGLLMGLEKCKITLHEVLSGSAKITEAIYDGPGGLKVVPSGLSLRGFQNCNPDVLKEVMTKITEGMDFILIDAPAGISKDGVIPLAVADKVILVVNPELASMADALKTKALTEMLGRTVEGAILNRAGIELKTEINRTKVSELLGVKVLELIPEDSNVRRSAAFKVPIVIRAPTSPASIAFKRLAAHLAGEKFTETGSKEGKESFVDRLARTVFGGK; this is translated from the coding sequence ATGACGGCACGTGTATACACAATCGCCTCGGGAAAAGGTGGAACTGGTAAGACTACGACTACGCTGAACCTTGGTACAGCTCTTGCGTTGCTTGGAAAGAAAACACTGGTGCTTGATGCAGACATAGGTATGGCGAATCTCGGTCTTTTGATGGGTCTTGAAAAATGTAAGATAACGCTGCATGAAGTCCTCAGTGGCAGCGCCAAAATAACTGAAGCCATTTACGATGGTCCCGGAGGACTCAAAGTAGTTCCGAGCGGCTTATCGTTGAGGGGATTCCAGAATTGTAATCCTGATGTATTGAAAGAGGTCATGACTAAGATTACGGAAGGAATGGATTTTATATTGATCGACGCTCCAGCAGGCATAAGCAAGGATGGCGTAATCCCGCTTGCAGTTGCCGATAAAGTTATCCTTGTTGTAAACCCTGAACTTGCATCCATGGCCGATGCCCTGAAAACAAAGGCATTGACCGAAATGCTAGGCCGCACGGTTGAAGGAGCAATTTTGAACCGAGCTGGAATTGAATTAAAAACGGAGATCAACCGCACCAAGGTCTCAGAGCTTTTGGGGGTAAAAGTCCTTGAGTTGATACCCGAGGATTCAAATGTACGGCGTTCAGCGGCATTCAAGGTCCCAATAGTCATAAGAGCTCCGACATCTCCGGCCTCAATTGCTTTTAAGAGGCTCGCAGCTCATCTTGCAGGTGAGAAATTCACGGAAACCGGGTCAAAGGAAGGCAAGGAAAGTTTCGTGGACCGGCTTGCCAGAACAGTTTTCGGAGGGAAATAA
- a CDS encoding ATPase, T2SS/T4P/T4SS family → MIEIREKVRVFLAKFKSPDEMHIGRFVSDLASVDPSIDTEDLKKRLVKLIKQGEEIEVYEGDIASISPESPIYDNLTEAVKEAKAGHEKMEDVSGQLKIVRKFLKSSKGNGNRKEGKTEGELNKKDMDLDSISRVGKQITSHRREEKEKAFEDLESDEDEKEAPRKKSKKLRNKSKKGLERAAKKNELAVAAEEVNSEREGANSVGEVIVKPSDDGEISEEKITAGPEETIPREDLEKEPVDGKAGEMIPGIDIENIPEQEETAALEDSNKKPNEIEISEKDREKIQVPEETRTGEELEELPLEELILEEEKPEIPPEAGFGLAEKVGQPQEDHGKSDDKEAIAVAESNEVYAGQPPEENSEKASLEELVWSKEKLSPEGVEGFLARLESDDARDIIKQQLTPEKQAVFELLEEKLMSDVETRIKKLKEMQSKVLEENPPQTFLGKVKYFFTKEPDSIESYDPAVDGPLVTFEGLEGFNEIERYWVNEPYAFVVILFNPDNNSYLYYIAEPVLTDFEDLFLKEIKDRLKDVLLVEEIKTESDKDKILTSKVKMLVKDYAIDISPITLEKVMYYTRRDFIKFGKIDPLMHDNRIEDVSANGHDIPIYLYHKKYANIPTNIYYNEKELTSYVIRLAQRCGKHISIAEPMIDATMPDGSRIQMTLGTEVTSHGCTFTIRKFSEIPITPVDLLNWNTFSPEEMAYLWLCIENNKSLIFAGGTASGKTSSLNAVSLFIPAQAKVITLEDTRELKLPHPNWIPGITRDSFTADGRGSIDMYELLRAALRQRPEFLLVGEVRGKEALTLFQAMSTGHTTFSTMHADSVSSAIHRLENPPISVPRTMIQALNIISIQSQTYVKGKRSRRNMKLVEITDIDPTTRNIRTNDIFVWDPLTDKFLRVGESKAVNEIMIRRGWSLPDLKNELMNRQKILEFMVNNKISDFNAISTIIHDYQATPEKIIKKLNITPG, encoded by the coding sequence ATGATTGAAATACGCGAAAAAGTGCGAGTATTCCTTGCAAAATTTAAATCCCCGGATGAGATGCATATAGGGAGATTTGTGAGCGACCTGGCTTCTGTGGATCCGTCTATTGATACAGAGGATCTCAAGAAAAGACTGGTAAAGCTGATCAAGCAGGGTGAGGAAATAGAGGTTTATGAAGGGGATATTGCCTCTATTAGCCCGGAATCACCAATCTATGACAATCTTACAGAAGCCGTTAAAGAAGCTAAAGCCGGGCACGAAAAAATGGAAGATGTTTCAGGACAACTAAAAATAGTCAGGAAATTTCTAAAATCATCCAAAGGCAACGGGAACAGGAAAGAGGGTAAAACTGAAGGAGAACTCAATAAGAAAGATATGGATTTAGATTCCATTTCTCGCGTAGGAAAGCAGATAACATCGCATAGAAGGGAAGAGAAAGAGAAAGCTTTTGAAGATTTGGAATCTGATGAAGATGAAAAGGAAGCGCCCAGGAAAAAATCAAAAAAATTGAGAAATAAAAGCAAAAAAGGATTGGAAAGGGCGGCAAAAAAGAATGAGCTGGCGGTTGCAGCTGAAGAAGTAAATTCTGAAAGAGAAGGAGCTAATAGCGTAGGTGAGGTTATCGTAAAGCCTTCTGATGATGGGGAAATATCGGAGGAAAAGATAACAGCGGGACCAGAAGAGACGATACCCCGGGAAGATTTAGAGAAAGAGCCCGTTGATGGTAAGGCGGGTGAGATGATACCCGGGATAGATATAGAAAATATCCCGGAACAGGAAGAGACAGCGGCCCTAGAAGATTCGAATAAAAAGCCGAACGAAATTGAGATATCCGAGAAGGATAGGGAAAAAATCCAGGTACCAGAGGAAACGAGAACCGGAGAAGAGTTAGAAGAACTTCCGCTGGAAGAATTGATATTGGAGGAAGAAAAACCAGAAATACCTCCCGAAGCAGGATTTGGACTGGCTGAAAAGGTAGGACAGCCTCAGGAAGATCATGGAAAATCAGACGACAAAGAAGCAATTGCCGTGGCTGAAAGCAATGAAGTCTATGCCGGTCAACCTCCTGAGGAAAATTCCGAAAAGGCATCACTTGAAGAGCTGGTGTGGTCAAAGGAAAAACTATCGCCGGAGGGAGTGGAAGGTTTTCTTGCACGTCTTGAGAGCGATGATGCGAGGGATATCATCAAGCAGCAGTTGACCCCGGAAAAACAGGCGGTCTTTGAGCTCCTTGAAGAAAAATTAATGTCTGATGTTGAAACCCGTATCAAGAAACTTAAAGAGATGCAATCGAAAGTTCTTGAGGAAAACCCCCCTCAGACTTTCTTAGGTAAGGTAAAGTACTTTTTCACAAAAGAACCTGATTCAATAGAATCATATGATCCTGCTGTAGACGGTCCTCTCGTCACATTTGAAGGGCTTGAAGGATTCAACGAAATTGAACGCTATTGGGTAAACGAGCCGTACGCATTTGTTGTAATACTATTCAACCCGGATAATAATAGCTACCTGTATTATATTGCGGAACCTGTGCTCACGGATTTCGAGGATTTATTCCTTAAGGAGATTAAGGACAGGCTGAAGGATGTCCTTCTTGTTGAAGAAATCAAGACCGAATCTGATAAAGATAAGATCCTGACAAGCAAGGTCAAGATGCTTGTAAAAGATTATGCGATCGACATCAGTCCGATTACGCTCGAAAAAGTAATGTACTATACGAGAAGGGATTTTATAAAATTCGGAAAGATCGATCCGTTAATGCACGATAACAGGATCGAGGATGTTTCAGCCAACGGCCATGACATACCGATATACCTGTACCATAAGAAATACGCCAATATTCCCACAAATATATATTATAATGAAAAGGAGCTTACTTCGTATGTGATCCGGCTAGCACAGCGCTGCGGCAAGCATATATCGATCGCAGAACCAATGATTGACGCAACTATGCCGGACGGTTCACGTATCCAGATGACCCTGGGTACGGAAGTGACATCTCATGGATGCACCTTTACGATACGAAAGTTCAGCGAGATCCCGATCACACCAGTCGACCTCCTCAACTGGAATACGTTCTCCCCAGAGGAGATGGCTTATCTCTGGCTGTGCATTGAGAACAATAAGAGTTTGATTTTTGCAGGAGGAACGGCTTCGGGAAAGACTTCATCTCTTAATGCAGTATCTTTATTCATCCCGGCACAGGCAAAGGTGATCACCCTTGAAGACACGCGCGAATTGAAATTGCCCCATCCCAACTGGATTCCCGGAATAACAAGGGATTCATTCACCGCCGATGGTAGGGGAAGCATAGATATGTACGAGCTTTTAAGAGCCGCACTGCGTCAGCGGCCCGAATTCCTGCTTGTAGGCGAAGTGAGAGGTAAGGAAGCTCTTACCCTTTTCCAGGCGATGAGCACAGGGCATACCACTTTCTCCACGATGCATGCTGATTCTGTTTCAAGTGCCATCCACCGGCTTGAAAACCCGCCTATCAGTGTCCCGAGGACTATGATACAGGCGCTAAATATCATTAGCATACAGTCCCAGACCTACGTGAAAGGAAAACGATCGCGCCGTAACATGAAACTTGTTGAGATTACAGATATCGACCCGACAACAAGGAATATCAGGACAAACGATATTTTCGTTTGGGATCCATTGACCGATAAATTCCTGAGGGTCGGGGAATCAAAAGCTGTTAATGAGATAATGATCCGAAGGGGCTGGAGCCTTCCCGACTTGAAAAATGAACTCATGAACAGGCAAAAAATACTCGAGTTCATGGTCAATAATAAGATCTCAGACTTCAATGCGATTTCCACGATCATCCATGATTATCAGGCCACACCAGAAAAGATCATCAAGAAGCTGAATATCACCCCCGGGTAA
- a CDS encoding type II secretion system F family protein, which translates to MKQHKGGYRDLRNSMRQARIPMSYEMYISNALFYSALAGFIGAFVGLIMAYIVVTVVKLPDRLTHLTFSPSSAWLIQYRNISIALFIIIFLTLLLGGITYMLFTIYPSFLAGERKGSIDKNLPYAVTFMYALSRGGMNVIEIMRSLSKCTDTYEEVAREVDVILRDMDYFGNDLRTALHNICEVTPSENFRDLMYNLLTVIDSGGNIPAYFRDKSEQYLNKAKVEQKGFLETLGLIAESYVTAFVAGPLFIIILGVMMSVMGSGSNIMIYAIIYAVIPIGSMMFVVMISIITPGSTGDAPILPTESLVGDIIVPETEEKPTFLNFIKSRDTIKIRNLLKDPLKRIKEKPEYSLAITVPIALIYLIISIIQGLKVYYFIDYIDDKIILAIYIIIIPLMIFHEYKKSKENKIQNQIPDFLKKLASTNETGMTLRDSIKLMTRSDIGMSKEIKKIWNDIDWGLEINEALKRFANRVRTHIVARSVTLLTKANESSGDIGEVLSVAARDAAAEQELKNERRVSMFIYIVIIYISFLVFIGIIYIISSTFLQEMVKAGEKATSSGAHAVPLSLNREKLAMYNRLFFHGALIQGFSSGLIAGVMGEGSVLSGLKHSVIMVTIGYLLFTMFVL; encoded by the coding sequence ATGAAACAGCACAAGGGCGGTTATCGCGACCTGCGGAATTCTATGAGGCAGGCGCGCATACCCATGTCTTATGAGATGTATATCTCAAACGCCCTATTTTACTCGGCGCTGGCGGGTTTTATAGGGGCGTTCGTTGGCCTGATAATGGCCTATATAGTAGTAACAGTAGTTAAACTCCCCGACAGGTTGACCCACCTCACATTTTCACCATCGAGTGCCTGGCTTATTCAATACAGGAATATATCTATCGCACTTTTTATTATAATCTTCCTGACTTTACTGCTGGGTGGAATAACCTATATGCTCTTTACCATATATCCGAGTTTCTTAGCTGGTGAGAGAAAAGGGTCTATAGATAAAAACCTCCCCTATGCGGTGACCTTCATGTATGCATTGAGCCGTGGCGGCATGAACGTTATCGAGATAATGCGTTCGCTGAGCAAATGCACAGATACATACGAGGAAGTCGCCCGGGAGGTAGATGTAATCCTTCGGGACATGGATTACTTTGGAAATGATTTGAGGACTGCCCTCCACAATATCTGCGAGGTAACACCGTCAGAGAATTTCAGGGATCTCATGTACAATCTTTTAACAGTTATCGACAGCGGTGGCAATATTCCCGCATATTTCAGGGATAAGTCCGAACAATATCTCAATAAGGCCAAGGTAGAGCAGAAGGGATTTCTTGAAACCCTTGGTTTGATAGCGGAATCCTACGTTACGGCGTTTGTTGCCGGGCCTCTTTTTATTATAATTCTTGGTGTGATGATGTCTGTAATGGGCTCTGGAAGCAATATAATGATATATGCTATAATCTATGCAGTGATTCCGATAGGCTCGATGATGTTTGTAGTTATGATCAGCATCATAACCCCAGGTTCAACGGGCGATGCCCCAATCCTCCCCACGGAGAGCCTTGTGGGTGATATAATAGTTCCTGAGACCGAAGAAAAGCCCACCTTTTTGAATTTCATAAAATCCAGAGACACAATCAAGATAAGAAACTTGCTCAAAGATCCTTTAAAGCGGATTAAAGAAAAACCAGAATACTCGCTGGCGATAACCGTGCCAATCGCGCTCATTTACTTAATAATTTCTATCATTCAGGGCTTGAAAGTTTACTACTTCATTGACTATATAGACGACAAAATAATTTTGGCCATATATATTATAATAATCCCACTGATGATTTTTCATGAGTACAAGAAGAGTAAAGAAAATAAAATACAGAACCAGATCCCTGATTTCTTAAAAAAGCTTGCCAGTACCAATGAAACCGGAATGACGCTGCGAGATTCTATTAAATTAATGACGCGATCCGATATTGGCATGAGCAAGGAGATCAAGAAAATCTGGAATGATATAGACTGGGGACTTGAAATTAATGAGGCGCTCAAGCGGTTTGCGAACCGTGTGAGAACACATATCGTTGCACGTTCGGTCACTCTATTGACAAAAGCGAATGAATCCAGCGGAGATATAGGCGAGGTGCTATCGGTGGCTGCCCGTGACGCTGCGGCTGAACAGGAATTAAAGAATGAGCGAAGAGTCTCCATGTTTATTTACATAGTTATAATTTATATATCATTCCTGGTTTTCATCGGAATCATCTACATCATATCATCCACTTTCCTTCAGGAAATGGTAAAAGCCGGGGAAAAGGCGACTTCCTCCGGGGCGCATGCAGTTCCCCTGAGCCTTAACAGGGAGAAACTGGCCATGTATAATCGCCTGTTTTTTCACGGGGCTCTGATACAGGGCTTTTCCTCGGGCCTTATTGCAGGAGTTATGGGAGAAGGCAGTGTGCTCTCCGGATTGAAGCACTCGGTGATTATGGTAACAATAGGCTACCTCTTATTCACCATGTTCGTGCTCTGA
- a CDS encoding ATP-binding cassette domain-containing protein, whose translation MLKVNNLVKDYVIDSDTIRVLNGISFDIKEGEILGIIGRSGGGKSTILKVLRGMEPFSEGSFELDGFTVGPGASHNDIKKLQQMTAIHLQRNFGLWPGATYESVLRRLNAQRCGYEILPEKDAPYYDELYEKSMEYLKLVNLDKKAEHFSAVLSGGEKQRLLIARQLAANPHLLLLDEPATMTCPATKQEVLDSIKNVNEKLGVKTLVVSHLPEVHSYLAHRVLWLEEGRIIEEGKPGEVLKKFLKKMRPAVPMPKRTSDKTVVKVTDLSKRYWLIRQGEVLDLDSINLEFKEGEMAALIGPSGAGKTTLLHAMDGLIYPDDGEIEFLVGDEWVEMSTYSPKRMEVRRITSIMYQEFALSPHSTIKQQLAYKLGVKGQSVVEESRKRAKELGISDKDLDELYRMTDMPEENSREVLARLGYTPAILGVLFPSYPLTEVINYAKPVFEAVGLPLSVLDAKPYQMSGGENVRAALAMALASKPSILLLDEPFGDLDPITLREVANSLKNINKTFNTTIIFISHHVDFIKEVAQRAILIDKGHIISDGDPKKVCNEFIEASNAKYLKVCFEGYSR comes from the coding sequence ATGCTAAAAGTAAATAATTTGGTTAAAGATTATGTAATCGACTCAGATACGATCAGAGTGCTGAACGGGATAAGTTTTGATATAAAAGAGGGTGAAATCCTCGGAATCATCGGGAGAAGCGGCGGCGGTAAGTCCACGATCTTGAAAGTGCTCCGGGGTATGGAACCATTTTCTGAGGGAAGCTTCGAACTTGACGGATTCACCGTAGGACCCGGTGCGTCGCATAATGATATTAAAAAATTACAGCAAATGACGGCCATTCATCTCCAGCGGAATTTCGGGCTATGGCCGGGTGCCACGTACGAGAGTGTACTGCGAAGGCTCAACGCTCAAAGATGTGGTTATGAGATTTTGCCTGAGAAAGATGCTCCATACTACGATGAATTGTATGAAAAAAGCATGGAGTATCTAAAGCTTGTCAATCTTGACAAGAAAGCAGAGCATTTTTCAGCGGTTCTGAGCGGGGGAGAGAAACAGAGGCTGCTTATAGCAAGACAACTTGCAGCGAATCCCCATCTTCTTCTTCTGGACGAACCCGCGACCATGACATGCCCGGCGACAAAACAGGAAGTTCTCGACTCTATAAAGAACGTGAATGAAAAACTGGGAGTCAAGACCCTGGTGGTTTCTCATCTTCCCGAAGTACACTCCTATCTTGCCCACAGGGTACTCTGGCTTGAAGAAGGCAGAATAATAGAGGAGGGAAAACCCGGAGAGGTATTAAAGAAGTTTCTCAAGAAGATGAGACCTGCCGTTCCAATGCCAAAGCGTACATCGGATAAGACAGTAGTAAAGGTCACAGATCTTTCCAAGCGTTACTGGCTCATCAGGCAGGGTGAAGTGTTAGACCTTGACAGCATCAATCTTGAATTCAAAGAGGGAGAGATGGCCGCCCTCATAGGACCAAGCGGAGCCGGAAAGACAACCCTACTGCACGCCATGGATGGTCTTATTTATCCGGATGATGGGGAAATTGAATTCCTTGTGGGTGATGAATGGGTTGAAATGTCCACATATTCACCGAAGAGAATGGAAGTGCGAAGAATTACCAGCATAATGTACCAGGAGTTCGCCTTATCACCCCATTCTACGATAAAACAGCAGCTCGCTTACAAGTTGGGCGTAAAAGGGCAGAGTGTTGTTGAAGAGTCCAGAAAAAGGGCAAAGGAGCTGGGAATATCGGATAAAGACCTTGATGAATTATACAGGATGACTGATATGCCTGAGGAAAACAGCAGGGAGGTACTGGCGAGACTGGGATATACTCCAGCTATACTTGGTGTGCTTTTCCCGAGCTATCCTCTTACCGAAGTGATTAACTACGCAAAACCGGTCTTTGAAGCGGTTGGTCTGCCGTTGAGTGTTCTTGACGCCAAACCCTATCAGATGAGCGGTGGTGAGAACGTAAGAGCGGCCCTGGCAATGGCCCTTGCTTCGAAACCTTCCATCCTGCTACTGGATGAGCCTTTTGGCGACCTTGACCCTATAACGCTTCGCGAAGTTGCAAATTCCCTGAAGAACATCAATAAGACATTCAATACCACCATTATCTTCATCAGCCATCATGTAGATTTCATAAAAGAGGTCGCACAGAGGGCAATTTTGATAGATAAAGGGCACATCATCTCGGATGGGGACCCGAAGAAAGTCTGCAATGAGTTTATCGAGGCCAGTAATGCAAAGTACCTGAAAGTCTGCTTTGAAGGCTATTCCAGATAA
- a CDS encoding tetratricopeptide repeat protein: MKLGGFFKKKEKKDFLQEADEYKRSGKYDKALEAYADILAMDPGNLKAWYDKASIHLTLEQYLPALEAYEKVLELDPNNTKAWHEKAIVLVNLGRLDDALTAYDNILISEPGNTRLLSEKALILKELKKDNELLNVYESLLQIEPDNTKIWFEKGIMLTGLGKDADALATYEKVLALEPGHAGALARKGIAVGSKKQYAEGFALLERALKIDPGNWNAWFGKGKVWGLKGSDLRALGMKYDAIKAFDTSLHAYEKAIELNPKNPALWYEKGFVLKSLNKGNEAIRAFEKSIEMDPRSTQAWYDKGIALKELGRGDDARKCFEKVLDIDPAHTLARNKLKQM; encoded by the coding sequence ATGAAATTAGGCGGATTTTTTAAGAAGAAGGAGAAGAAGGATTTTCTGCAAGAGGCTGATGAGTATAAGCGTTCGGGGAAGTATGATAAAGCCCTCGAAGCTTATGCGGATATTCTGGCGATGGACCCAGGTAACCTTAAAGCGTGGTATGATAAAGCGTCAATCCATCTTACACTTGAACAGTATCTTCCTGCCCTTGAGGCTTATGAGAAGGTTCTTGAACTTGACCCAAACAATACGAAAGCCTGGCATGAAAAAGCTATTGTACTTGTGAATCTTGGCAGGCTGGACGATGCACTTACCGCGTATGATAACATACTCATATCTGAACCAGGAAATACTCGGCTGCTTTCTGAGAAAGCATTGATATTGAAAGAACTCAAAAAGGACAACGAATTATTGAACGTATACGAGAGCCTTCTCCAGATAGAGCCGGATAATACAAAAATTTGGTTCGAGAAAGGAATAATGCTAACTGGCCTGGGCAAAGATGCTGATGCATTGGCGACTTATGAAAAAGTACTTGCACTTGAGCCGGGTCATGCAGGTGCGCTTGCCCGCAAAGGCATTGCTGTAGGCTCAAAGAAACAATATGCTGAGGGATTCGCCCTGCTTGAACGGGCACTGAAGATTGATCCAGGCAACTGGAACGCATGGTTCGGAAAAGGTAAAGTATGGGGTCTAAAAGGAAGCGATCTTCGCGCTCTGGGCATGAAATATGATGCTATTAAAGCATTTGACACATCGCTCCATGCTTATGAAAAAGCGATCGAGCTGAACCCTAAAAACCCGGCGCTCTGGTATGAAAAAGGTTTTGTTCTAAAAAGCCTCAACAAGGGGAACGAGGCCATCAGGGCTTTTGAAAAATCCATTGAGATGGATCCACGGAGCACACAAGCATGGTATGATAAAGGGATAGCTCTCAAGGAACTGGGACGGGGGGATGATGCCAGGAAATGCTTTGAGAAAGTGCTTGATATAGACCCCGCGCATACGCTGGCGAGGAATAAATTGAAGCAAATGTAA
- a CDS encoding rRNA biogenesis protein, giving the protein MQTRTWFGIFSIDENGITGVELFQKDIETLLSRLTREPLMMVGKVAGTNLRDLGLKYGFVSSNEEYDHIFHELNIGLVKKQLTKAVTRDRQISAAIETIDEINETGNVLGERLKEWYIMNFGETDLMGGELARYILGIKGSHVEPELQMMQSLAATLLGLYESRLSMEKYLKNSMPQLAPNLTNIAGYLLGARLIRIAGGLGKLASMPSSTVQVIGANSALFKHLKGKAPSPKHGVIFRHPYINNAPKWQRGKIARTVASKISLAARYDYYSGELVDSLAYGLEKKVMEIKKRYPRPRKE; this is encoded by the coding sequence ATGCAAACAAGAACCTGGTTTGGGATTTTTTCGATAGATGAAAACGGGATAACTGGAGTCGAACTATTTCAAAAAGACATCGAAACGCTCCTCTCCCGCCTTACAAGAGAACCGTTAATGATGGTGGGAAAAGTTGCAGGGACTAACCTCCGCGACCTCGGATTAAAATACGGCTTCGTATCCTCAAATGAAGAATATGACCACATTTTTCACGAACTCAACATCGGGCTTGTAAAAAAACAATTAACCAAGGCCGTTACGCGGGATAGGCAGATTTCAGCGGCAATCGAGACGATAGATGAGATTAATGAGACCGGAAATGTCCTGGGCGAGAGATTGAAAGAATGGTACATTATGAACTTCGGTGAGACAGATTTAATGGGCGGTGAACTTGCCCGTTATATACTTGGGATAAAAGGGTCGCATGTTGAGCCTGAATTGCAGATGATGCAAAGTCTTGCAGCAACTCTCCTCGGTTTGTATGAATCCCGCCTTTCTATGGAAAAATATCTGAAGAATAGCATGCCTCAACTTGCGCCAAATCTTACGAATATAGCCGGATATCTTCTTGGAGCCCGATTGATTCGCATTGCTGGCGGTCTTGGGAAACTCGCCTCCATGCCTTCAAGCACTGTTCAGGTTATAGGAGCGAACAGCGCCCTCTTTAAACATTTAAAAGGCAAAGCCCCATCTCCAAAGCACGGTGTGATTTTCAGGCACCCCTATATAAATAATGCCCCGAAGTGGCAGCGCGGCAAGATCGCAAGAACCGTTGCCTCCAAGATATCCCTGGCAGCACGATATGATTATTACTCAGGCGAATTAGTGGATAGCTTAGCTTATGGTTTGGAGAAAAAAGTCATGGAAATTAAGAAGCGCTATCCCAGACCGCGAAAGGAATAG